The Alnus glutinosa chromosome 1, dhAlnGlut1.1, whole genome shotgun sequence region ACTGGAGGAACTGAGAACCACCTTGTCCTCTGGGATCTTCGGCCTCTTGGGTTGACTGGTAAAAGAAATGAGTTACTTGGTTTAGAAAAAGTAACTGTTGTgggcattgatttcactaaTGCAGTTCTGATTTATCAATGGTGTTCCTGCAGGCAATAAGGTGGAAAAGCTTTGTGACTTGTGTAATATTACTGTGAACAAGAATGCTGTGTTTGGTGACAGCAGTGCCTTGGCTCCCGGAGGAGTACGAATTGGTAAGAAATACCGTATAAAAACAATTTGATTTTTTGGGGTTATTTGATGATTGTATTTGAGAAAAAGCCAAGGATTTCATAAATTATGCTGTTAGGTTCTCATCCTCCCAAGGATCATTGTCTTTCATTACTTCTCTGTTAATGGTTGTATGCATATCTTGTGCGAATGACTTTTAAGACAGAACTTGAGCTATATGACAGTTCGATGTCTTATATTATACTGAAATAAGATAACATTCTTCGACATTTCTGTCAAAACCACCTTATGGCAATTAAACTACTTCTCTCACTTGATAATATCCCTTGCgcaattattacttatcaaaaaaatatccTTTGCAATTATTGCTCGTGTTTTTTTGATAGGTACCCCGGCCATGACTTCAAGAGGGTTGGTTGAGAAGGACTTCGAGCAGATAGCAGAGTTTCTTCACCGAGCTGTGTGCATCACCTTGAACATCCAGAAGGAGTATGGAAAGCTATTGAAGGACTTCAACAAGGGCCTGGTGAAGAACAAGGACATTGAGGCCCTCAAGGCTGATGTTGAGAAGTTTTCGGCATCCTTTGACATGCCCGGCTTCCTGACGTCTGAGATGAAGTACAAGGATTAGGTTTAGAGCTTATTCATTGCCATTATTACAGCTCGTTGTTATAAGGTGCATGAAAAAGGAGGGAAAAGAAAAGCGTCGTTTGCTTTTTTGGCATCGTAGGTTAGCCTGCCGTTTATTTCGTGTCTTGTGCCTTTTGTTGTTGTGTGCGTTATGAGAGTTTGATATCGATCATATCCTCTCAATAACAacctgtgttttttttttttgttttttttttttttatataaaaaaaaaatatatatttcttttgtcTCATGGGGAAATGAGTAGAAATCTTGTCCTAATTCTCCGTACTAATGGTCAATAAATTGcaaatttgtttagtttttcttttccttattctttGGAAGCAGTGATTGGTAAAATGAGATTTCGATTTCGATTTTTGTTAGAAGCGTCGGTCGTTATTTGTCTCAACGCGTTGTCATTTAACCGTTTGGCCCTTTTTCCATGATGCTCGCAGCTTATTTCATCCATTATATACTTGTTTATGTCCAATGTTGATCTTGTGCAAATGAGTAATGTTTTAAGGATGATTTGTATCATTTCAAACGTCATGGGACTTTTATATTatcattgaattaaaatttaacaatgatcattttaaattcaatagtaattgaCATTTGGGTGGATAGTTACTACAATGGATGGAATTTGTACcctacaataaaaaaaaaataaaaaattggcaaAGTTTTGTggagggttttgggttttgaattttgaaaagggtaaaaattgaaaagtgattaatttttttttaaaaattaattcaagttttttttttcttccctttttttttttaaaagaaaaaatttaaaattttaagttttatatatttatattttttttttattattaaaagtgacacatgtcataattttattggtgATGAAGTGATACATTAATGAAATCCgtaaagtgttttgatgaaatttgactACAGTGACTAAGGGTctatttgggtttgcgattttaaaaagtgagatttaaaaatagcgattttaaaatgtgcgatttaaaaaaatgatttttaaaaacgcaattaaacgtttggcaaaatcgcagtttagtcattaaaatcgcaggttagccttttaaaatactgtattttcaaaaaagtaccacattgcctgcgatttgaataagtacttttctacgttttcaaatcgcaattttttaaaaacacagttttcaaatagttcattttctgcgatttgatttaaaatcgcaatttttctctacgaaatcgcaatctcaaacgcatcttaaattgttattttagtcTACTTCGAGGAtctttgaattgttttttataTGGCAGTGAGCGATTCTGTATAGGGGTATACATGCAGACAGTTATTAACAATCCACATTCGTAATTATTAACTATTCGTACATGCATACGTGGTTagcaaaaattactatttacATATACGGATGCGGATAACGGTTTTAGCATATGAAGATGCGGTTACGCATATGGTTAATAATCGCATTTGCATaacatttataataataataataataaatttaccaaAATAATGTCGTTTTGAATTAGGTATAGGTTATATTTAcatttgtttgattgattgtgTTATTTTCTAGTGTAACACTTAggccaaaagacaaaaatattgtgaaatcatttttaaaacaaggctttaaaaaaattaaaataagcccaaaacactaaaaactgtcatacattattttcaaaattatttaaaatatggcCTAATAGAGgcccaaaaaaggcaaaaaatacCCATTACATAATATGCAGATAGCAAATAATATCCACACGGACGCGGTTAGTAAAAACATGACGCGGATGcgaatatctaaaagtgatatctgTATTTTGCAAAAGCGGTTACAGATATTGCAAATAATCGCATCCTCATTCGCATGTACAcctttaattatgtatatatttagGAAGCACAAAGTAATTGTTGTAAAAGAATCcccaaatattttgttgttgtcCATAAAACATTTGGCATGCACCtatattcatttttcttcatGTCACTCCCGATTATCAATCGTTTGTTTAGTGTTTTTTACacaaagggtttttttttttttttttttttttttttttttttttcctatctttGTACGTCGTTTGTATCTAATTTCGTAGCCAGAAAAACTTCTACAGTTAGTTTCATGTCTTGGAAAAAATACCCCGAGTTTTTGGGAGGTTGATTGGTAAAATTCCTAAGCTTTGTTACATCTTGAAGCcttctaattatttaaaaagcCTCAAACTGTATAACATAGGCCCTGAATATAAGTTAAAGGAAAGCCCAAAATAGGCCCCAAAGACCAATTTCTATAAAAAGGTTATGCACGGCTGTTATGAGTTTAAAAAACATCTAACCGACGTTTATTGTAAAACCGTTAATTGTCTAAAGCGAAGCGGTTGTTGTTTACGGCTAAAGAgaataactgctaaccgcaaCTACCAGTACATTCCTAATATATGCTTcttctcaatttatttattctttttctgttATTGGTGTAGGAGATAGTGTTAAGATTGCATAACTTGCGTTCTTTTTCTTTGTAGATACCatgtttattttcctttttctttagcTTATTTTTTTGATCTTTGCAGTGTGGTTTTGGTTCTGGACGATCAGTTGCTCCGATTAAAGCTGGTTTCGTCGCTCGTGTTGGCAGTAGGAATGTCGAGACGTGATCTGGCTAGGGTTCTTTATCTAATAGGAGATTCAAAGTTGAGTGGTTCATAAACCTCTActcaaaatttttgaattttctgtctGCTTGCAAATCTAACCCTTTTGTTTGAGTAGAAgtctgtttatatatatatatagttttttttttattttttttttattttttatttgtaattcaagtatttttaattttcttgtaaTTGGCCGAAatttcttaatatattatttggtatttttttgaattaagtttatgagtttttcaattgtatttttatagaattttaaaaaaaatacaaaaagagcCTAAACGAGCCCTAATAGAGCCGAGCTGCCCAAATAAGGCTCGAACGGGCTTTTAAACTGAGATTGGGCTTGAATTGGACTCGGATAAGATTGTCCAAAAATAAATGTTCTAGCTTGAGCTTGAGCTTGAGCCGAGCGGAGCGTAGACCAGGCTCGactcgaatttttttttttcaacaagctCGATATCAAGTTCGAATAGAGCTCAATTGAGCAGAGCTCAGAGAAGCATTTTTTAACCCGGCTCATTTAGGAGTCCTAAACTAGCCAGTACCTGAAATAGCAAAGCTCTGgcatattaaaaaagaaaaaaagatgttaatctcaaaaaaaaaaaaaaaaaaaaaaaaggaagaaaaacttgTCTGTGAATTTCTTCTTACCCACTATTTATTGAATagtcttttctttcattttggtGGTAACTTTTTGGAATATTCATAATATAGAAAGAGCCCCAAGGAACACCATCATGGATGAGGCAGGTCATTTGGAGGGTACTATAAATCTGTTTGAATATAAGATATGCATGCAAGGGTAGCGTAACATATATGAACAAAACTCAATTTGGAATAAGCATTTTAACAAATCCTTCGTTTCTATTCAATGCATTCTTTTCATCTATGTtgtatgagaaatgctagaggtatcaattttattttatcaagaaATGAGTatcaagatgatgtggagcttattcattggtacccgtagcatttctttttattaattgttttaatcatCTCTAATggataagctccacatcatcttggtactcatctcttagtaaaaaaattgatactTCTAGCATTTTTCAAGTTGTATAGCATTATAGCATTTTGTTTGGCAAGACttattgtaagaaatttaaCCAACAATCCCAAAGAGTAGTAGAATATAATCTATTGGGACAATCGATTGGATTAGGTTTTATAAAGTAGAGATTAGTAGTTCCAATCTCCTCATGAGTCATGATCGATCACCTCCCTTTGGACCATTTACTCACAAAAGGGGGAGCGGGGGAATCCATATATATAGTGACAGtgacactaaaaaaaaatccgaaaAAGAGAAGCCAAGGATATGAGCTTTAGTTGATCGAAGTCGTAAAGATTATTTCTGAATTGAGAGGGCTCGCAAAGCCGCATTTGTTCATTCTTGTGCACCGGACTCCATCCTTGATCTTTTAGGGCAATTTTCTTCATTAGACGAATCATTGCTTGGTCCTGCCTCATTATCATCACGACCTCTCTTGTCACCCACCATACCCATTTTGCCATCTCTAGCAGTATCAGAATTGATGTATTGGACCACActtgcatgtttatttattatatttggcTCATCAACTACTAGGTGAATTCCACACTTCTTCACTCGAACGGGTTCCAAACTACTGATGCACACCTCGATTTCCTTTCCACTTGCTATCTCAGCTTGATCTTTTCTCAATGGTAGATGGCTGAGACACAAATGATCACTTTCAAGGAAAAAAGGAACGGAATAGAATGTTGACTCAAAAATATTTTGGCGGCTTGCGATACTAATGCCACCCACAAAGTTTCGCCTGTCTCGGAGAACGACAACGCAAACAAGCAACCCCTGGATTTCACCATTTGAAAGTGAAGGTACGTGAAGCGATACTGACCACTTTTTTTTTCGCCATCCAATTGTTTGATGGCTGAACCAATTTGGGACGTCGCTACCAGGGAGCAAAATGGTAAGCTTCACACCACGCTTGGACAGactctgttttgttttttgttttttttgtttttaaaaaaaatagatatatattaaacgttatatatatatatatatatatatagagagagagagagagagagagagagagagagagagagagagaacctggaGAAGCCTCTTCCTAAAATCATATCCTAGATTGTGGCACTCTTCCATGTCAATGACAGCTTCAGATTCCAAACTTTCCACGCCCTCGATCTCAACCAGTTTGTCGCAGCGATAAAATATAAATCTTTGTGGACTTTTCAGCTTCGACAGATTTGAAACTCGTTCCATTGATGTGCATCCCCCTGCAAACAACCTTTTTATACTTGGGGGGAGTTCTGAAATTGATTGAAGACTCGTGCACTGTAATAAGcacaatattgttaatttagGAAGGTGGCTGATGCAATGAGGTAGATTACGAAAATTGTTTCCTGCTAAATCCAATTCCTCTAGTGAAGATAAGCACCCAAGATCAATTGGAATCCCATCTTCAGACAGATTGCACTCTCTCAAAACTAGTTTTCTCAAAGACCATAGTCCAGAAAGGGAAGCTGGGAGCAAATGCGTGGGATTGGAGCTTTTTGGCAATAGCCACGATGAGAAACGCGATGACCAAGATTTTGAGGCTTGTCCTTTACATCCCGATAATGATAGAGTTTTGAGATTCTTCAGAAGGCTAAATGAGGCAGGGAGTTGGATAATAGCAGTTTCGTCTACATTCAGTTCCGTTAGAGCCATCATATTCTCGAATTGCTCTGGCAGCTTATCAAGTTTTGAGCAGCCACACAAGTTAAGAGTTTGAAGAGATTTTAAGTTACAAGTACTCCGTGGAAGATCCCTTAAGTTTTGGCATCCTTTTAAATTTAGCAAAATGAGTCCTTTTAGATTTCCAATGCTCTCATGAAGCTTAACCAAATTTGTGCAACCTTCAAGTATCAGTATCTCCAAATTTGGGACTTGTAAGAAGTTTGGTGACTCGACGAGATGTTTGGACTTGCTGAGATTAAGGACTTTCAACTTGTTGAGTATCTGTCAAAACAAAATcgttaaaataaaagaaaagaaaattctgaCTTATATATTTAACAATACCGCCgaaataaaaggaaatgtaAGATTTACTGTACTTTGATTCCCTTCCAGACTTGTTTGACATTACTAGCCTGCATGTCAAGGATAACAAGATTCTCTAAATGAAAATTTGATGGTAGAAATTTAAGAGGGCACTTATGCCAACAAAGCCATCTTAGCCCTTCAGAAAGATGTTTATAGCATCCTGAGAGATTTACACCATCGATTTGGAGCaatctcaattttttcatttttgcaaATGCTTCAGCTTTAAAATGTACATCTTCTTCAAGTATAGATATATTTAGTATGAGACCCTCCACTGCTTCTGATCCCTGGAGAAATAGACAACATATAGGATTAGTAACTCACATTCTCATGTTACGTAGGCCTAGATATTTTCACTATAATTAAAAGGATTAGTTACACACCATTGATTTGGAGCAATCTcaatattttcatttgtttgtatATAAATGATTATGATTCTTACCATTTGTTTCTTTAGCACGTGTAAGACATCCTCACGAAACCACAATCTGCTACGGTTTTCTAGATCGTTGGATGACCTTTCACGAACAACCTCTCTTCCCATATCTCGAATTAGATCATGCATACTCAACTCATTTTCGTCATTGATTGTCACGAGAGACCTCTCAATGAGAATATTAATACCAATATCCGGAAAAAAACCACAACCATCAAATATTTTGATGGCATAATCTTTGTTCATACCAACAAAGAAACACGCAATATCAAGGAATGTGTCCTTCACAGTATCATCATGTAGTGAATCAAAGCTCATTCTAAGTATTTTCTGAATCTCGTGATTAggaaatttttgtaattttttcaatgcaTCTTTCCATTCAATTGTGCTTCTTTTTGATAAAGAGCAACCCAAAATTTCAAGAGCTAATGGAAGCCCTCCCGCATAATTAACTACACTAATTGAAAGCTCGCAATAATCTTCTATTGGATGAGCCATCCTAAAGGCATGCCAACTAAAAAGTTGAAGAGATTCCTCATGATCCAATTCCTCGACCTTATATTTTTCGTGTACTCCAAGTTTAGTCAGCAAATGTTCATCTCGAGTTGTTAAAATGACTCTACTTCCAGGACCAAACCAATCAGAGCTTCCAACTAATGAATTGAGTTGTTTGATGTGATCCACATCATCAAGGATAACAAGAACTCTTTTAAAACGAAATCTTGCCTTAATCAAATTGATTCCTCTATCAACATTGGCAATCTTCAAATTCTTGGTTTTTAAGACATCAgaaagaagttgttcttgcAAATGAACTAAACCATTGAGCTGTTCTgaaatttctttaatatttaaaagaCAACTGCTTCCTTCAAACCCATTAAAAATTTGGTTATAAACCGCTTTGGCTAAGGTTGTTTTACCGATTCCACCCATGCCATAGATGCCTACAATGCGAACATCACTTGTTCCAAGATTTAATAAAGCTTTCATCTTTTCAACACGATAATCCATACTTATCGGATGTTTGGCAATATCCATGCAGGCATTGTTCACTCTACACAAAActtcttcaacaattttttctaTCAACCTAGATTCGTACctgataattataatttttttttaaaaaaaaaaaacagaagaacaaCATAagcacaagaaaagaaaatgaagaaaattataTGAGTCATAGGAGTCAAAAGGATATTATCATTTCAGTCATTTGAGACTAGTTTTCGTGGTAAACACAAGCCCATTCCGGTGTCTTGTTcgaacaaaaaacacaaatcttgCCCAAAGAATGGAAACAACATGATAAATTAAGTGGGAATAGAATGGATAGAGTTAGGAGCAGCTTTAAGTAGTTCTCATGAAACAGTTTTctagttttaaaaattagaaaaacagaGACATAAATGGAAAATGCCACAACTCAaaaaaatagcttttttttttttttaaaaaaaaaaaaaaaacatttatattaaCAATGTCTTTACCTGTGTTTACTTTTTTGGTAAGTCATAATCAATTGAATTAAACCACAATGGGAAACTATACGAACAAAGATTTCCTCCAAATTAGGTTAGAGAAATCTCCTCCAACCGagtctataaaaatgtcatttgtctattttgcatgtgagaaataaatttttttataggaCGTTTGTAGTAAACTCATACAAATCTGCttctaaaagtgacatgtgtcatttaagctactaaaaaagtatgtgagaaagacatgctattaaaataagaTGTACTTTTCATATgcaaatgacacatgtcacttttaaaagctagtttgtagaaaatttatgtccatttTTAAATAGTAAGTATAAAGTAGGAAGagacacatgtttttttaataaaatttctttcaactcTGCccttacaatttaaaaatcatgtgtttctcatatgcAAACAGTATACATAACATTTTTATAAACTGAATTAGAGAAAGTTCCTCCAACCTAGTTCGGAAGAAAACCTGTCCACATATCTTTTTGATGATTAACCCCAATCCCGACCAACACCATGTAAATGTTGATTTGTTAAAATTGAGTTTAATTTCAGAACAACGTAAGGACTTGATAGAATCTAATACCCCATAACTCTATGCATCTTGATCTGAGATCCAAAATTGCCTATCACTATAAAATTTGTATTACTTTTCCAATAAACAAAGATAAATGTGGATCAGGAGTCATAAAGTTAAACAGAAATGATGATACAGGAGTCATCGCAGTCTCAGTTACTCATCATTTATTAGGTTTTGTCTAAATAAAAGATGTATTTCGAGAATGATTGAAGCATCCCACAGTAGTTTGAACTTATTTAATTTAGATTGATGGAAGTTTAGATTACCATTGGATTCTAGCTAAAATAACCTTGAGATTTTGTTCTTTAAATTGTGTCAATCTAGTTTTAGCTCaacctcaattttattttgttatcaataacattaacagaaaaacaaaagacaaaagacaaaataaaataaaaattaataatgcaTCAAAAAGCATAAGAGACCGTAACATATAATACCCGTTTGCAACGTTTTGGAGATCCCAACCGGAATAGTCTGCAGCTTCAGTAAGAGCTGCTCTCCACTTCTTTACCCTTTCCATCTCCGCCCAAAATTGCTTTTCATGCCTAGAAAATGCTTCTGCAAAAGTTCCGGCCTGTTTTCGCATATCTGAAGGGTTCACGTCATAAAATATGGGAAGAAGAGTTTGGCCTATGAAATTCTTACAGTTTAGGATCTCCACAAGCTCATCAAGGCACCAACGGGAAGAAGCATAGCCTTGGGATAAAACAACAATGGAAATCCTTGATCCTTGAATAGCTTTGAGCAGTTCTGTAGAGATGTGGTTCCCTCTAGGAAGCTCGTCGTCATCTCGAAAGGTGCGGATTCCAGCTTTCACCAAGGCGGTGTAGAGGTGATCGGTGAAGGTTTTGCGGGTGTTTTCACCTCTGAAACTCAAGAAGACGTCGTAATTCCATCGAGGTTTGGAAGGTGAAGGAAGGGTTTGAGCAGCCATGGATAAGCAGGTGCTTTGCTGTAAACTTAAAGTTGAGGTTGACTGGACTGCGCAAGGGGGCTCTTCTGAGTTTATAGGATGGGTGGACTGGTAGAGCCAGCACATAGCACGTGaaatcaacaatttttcttctttttgacgTACATTGAAGAAGTAATACCTTTTACTGGTgcaattcttttcaatttacttttcttttctttttttttacttgcaaaTCTTGCATCTCTTCGAGGAGACAAGGGTAATGatttattaagtatttaaattGCCTGTATTAGAGAAATACAAAAAGCTATAATAGAGAAATTATTCATAATATTCTCTAATTTCTGTATTGTTGACAATACAAACATCAATAAAAAGTCCTAGCAAATAAATTTAACAACGATTGATATAGTACTGTTTCTACACAAGAATTTTCAATGTATATTAACATTTACAACATTAGTTATCTTTGGGCTGATATAATATAGGGAGTTAATTATTCTCATATCTTTTTATGGTGCCCTCGGTCAGCCCTTGTTTGGTGTCcataaagagaaacaaaaatattgccttcttttaatatattcaattaaccaaccctttttttttttgaagagcaATTAATCAACCTTGattattctttaaatttttcttttaaaatgggTAACAA contains the following coding sequences:
- the LOC133871781 gene encoding disease resistance protein RUN1-like isoform X2, producing the protein MERVKKWRAALTEAADYSGWDLQNVANGYESRLIEKIVEEVLCRVNNACMDIAKHPISMDYRVEKMKALLNLGTSDVRIVGIYGMGGIGKTTLAKAVYNQIFNGFEGSSCLLNIKEISEQLNGLVHLQEQLLSDVLKTKNLKIANVDRGINLIKARFRFKRVLVILDDVDHIKQLNSLVGSSDWFGPGSRVILTTRDEHLLTKLGVHEKYKVEELDHEESLQLFSWHAFRMAHPIEDYCELSISVVNYAGGLPLALEILGCSLSKRSTIEWKDALKKLQKFPNHEIQKILRMSFDSLHDDTVKDTFLDIACFFVGMNKDYAIKIFDGCGFFPDIGINILIERSLVTINDENELSMHDLIRDMGREVVRERSSNDLENRSRLWFREDVLHVLKKQMGSEAVEGLILNISILEEDVHFKAEAFAKMKKLRLLQIDGVNLSGCYKHLSEGLRWLCWHKCPLKFLPSNFHLENLVILDMQASNVKQVWKGIKILNKLKVLNLSKSKHLVESPNFLQVPNLEILILEGCTNLVKLHESIGNLKGLILLNLKGCQNLRDLPRSTCNLKSLQTLNLCGCSKLDKLPEQFENMMALTELNVDETAIIQLPASFSLLKNLKTLSLSGCKGQASKSWSSRFSSWLLPKSSNPTHLLPASLSGLWSLRKLVLRECNLSEDGIPIDLGCLSSLEELDLAGNNFRNLPHCISHLPKLTILCLLQCTSLQSISELPPSIKRLFAGGCTSMERVSNLSKLKSPQRFIFYRCDKLVEIEGVESLESEAVIDMEECHNLGYDFRKRLLQSLSKRGVKLTILLPGSDVPNWFSHQTIGWRKKKWSVSLHVPSLSNGEIQGLLVCVVVLRDRRNFVGGISIASRQNIFESTFYSVPFFLESDHLCLSHLPLRKDQAEIASGKEIEVCISSLEPVRVKKCGIHLVVDEPNIINKHASVVQYINSDTARDGKMGMVGDKRGRDDNEAGPSNDSSNEENCPKRSRMESGAQE
- the LOC133871781 gene encoding disease resistance protein RPV1-like isoform X1 codes for the protein MAAQTLPSPSKPRWNYDVFLSFRGENTRKTFTDHLYTALVKAGIRTFRDDDELPRGNHISTELLKAIQGSRISIVVLSQGYASSRWCLDELVEILNCKNFIGQTLLPIFYDVNPSDMRKQAGTFAEAFSRHEKQFWAEMERVKKWRAALTEAADYSGWDLQNVANGYESRLIEKIVEEVLCRVNNACMDIAKHPISMDYRVEKMKALLNLGTSDVRIVGIYGMGGIGKTTLAKAVYNQIFNGFEGSSCLLNIKEISEQLNGLVHLQEQLLSDVLKTKNLKIANVDRGINLIKARFRFKRVLVILDDVDHIKQLNSLVGSSDWFGPGSRVILTTRDEHLLTKLGVHEKYKVEELDHEESLQLFSWHAFRMAHPIEDYCELSISVVNYAGGLPLALEILGCSLSKRSTIEWKDALKKLQKFPNHEIQKILRMSFDSLHDDTVKDTFLDIACFFVGMNKDYAIKIFDGCGFFPDIGINILIERSLVTINDENELSMHDLIRDMGREVVRERSSNDLENRSRLWFREDVLHVLKKQMGSEAVEGLILNISILEEDVHFKAEAFAKMKKLRLLQIDGVNLSGCYKHLSEGLRWLCWHKCPLKFLPSNFHLENLVILDMQASNVKQVWKGIKILNKLKVLNLSKSKHLVESPNFLQVPNLEILILEGCTNLVKLHESIGNLKGLILLNLKGCQNLRDLPRSTCNLKSLQTLNLCGCSKLDKLPEQFENMMALTELNVDETAIIQLPASFSLLKNLKTLSLSGCKGQASKSWSSRFSSWLLPKSSNPTHLLPASLSGLWSLRKLVLRECNLSEDGIPIDLGCLSSLEELDLAGNNFRNLPHCISHLPKLTILCLLQCTSLQSISELPPSIKRLFAGGCTSMERVSNLSKLKSPQRFIFYRCDKLVEIEGVESLESEAVIDMEECHNLGYDFRKRLLQSLSKRGVKLTILLPGSDVPNWFSHQTIGWRKKKWSVSLHVPSLSNGEIQGLLVCVVVLRDRRNFVGGISIASRQNIFESTFYSVPFFLESDHLCLSHLPLRKDQAEIASGKEIEVCISSLEPVRVKKCGIHLVVDEPNIINKHASVVQYINSDTARDGKMGMVGDKRGRDDNEAGPSNDSSNEENCPKRSRMESGAQE